The window CTCTCCCGTCGCGGCTTCAAGTTCGTGCCCGTGGTCGGGGAGATCCTCGCCGCCGCGCCCGCCTGAGCAGCATGCTCGTCCCTCCCGAGGAGCACACGTGACGACGACCCCCATGCCCCCGAGCCTCATCGCGACGCTGCCGGGCCACTACCACACCGACCCCGACCTCTTCCGGCAGGAGCAGGAGCACATCTTCGAGTCGATGTGGTTCTGCGCCGTCCGCAGCGCGGATCTCGACAAGCCGGGCGCGTTCCGCACGGTCCAGGTGGGCCGCGAGAATGTGTTGATCACCCGTACTCGCAAGGGTGGACTGCGCGCCTTCCTCAACGTATGCGTCATCGTGGAGCGCGACTGTGCATGGAGGACTCAGGCGAGGTCCGGCGCAACATCCAGTGTCCATATCATGCTTGGACGTACGATCTTGACGGCACATTGATCGCCGCGCCCAACTTGATCAAGATGCCGGACATTGACCGCGTCCAGTACGGATTGATCAATGTAGCCCTGCGCGAATGGCTCGGCTACGTCTGGGTGTGCCTCGCCGACGAACCCCCCTCCTTCGAGGAGACCGTGCTGGGCGCCGCCGTCGAACGGCTCGGCGACGCCGCCGCGATCGAGCACTACGGCACCGAGAAGCTCGCCCTCGGCCGGCGCATCACCTACGACGTGAAGGCGAACTGGAAGCTGATCGTCGAGAACTTCATGGAGTGCTATCACTGCGGGACGATCCACCCCGAACTGACCGACGTCCTCCCGGAGTTCGCCGACGGCTACGCGGCCCAGTTCTACGTCGGCCACGGCGCCGAGTTCGGCGCGGAGATCAAGGGCTTCACCGTCGACGGCAGCGAGGGCTTCGCGAAACTGCCGGACGTGAGCGAGGACCAGAACCGCCGCTACTACGCGATCACGGTCAAGCCGACGGTCTTCGTCAATCTCGTACCGGACCATGTGATCCTGCACCGCATGTTCCCGCTGGCCGAGGACCGCACGGTCGTCGAGTGCGACTGGCTGTACGCGCACGAGGTCGTCGAGTCGGGGGCCGATGTGTCGAAGTCGGTGGAGCTGTTCCACCGGGTCAACGCACAGGACTTTGAAGCCTGTGAGCGGACACAGCCGGCAATGGCGTCCCGTGCGTACCGCGCGGGTGGTGTGCTGGTCCCCAACGAGCATCACATCGGGATCTTCCACGCGTGGGTCCTCGACAAGCTGGGAGGCGGCCATGCCGGACCTGTTCATTGACGGCGAGTGGCGGGGCGCGCTGGACGAGCGCACCCGCGAGATCCGTTGTCCGGCCGACGGCTCCTTGGTCGGGGTGGTGGACGAGGCGGGCGGCAAGGACACGGTGGAGGCGATCGGCGCCGCCCGCCGCGCTTTCGACACGGGCCCCTGGCCCAGGACCGCACCGCAGGAGCGCGGCGACCTGCTGCTGCGCGTCGCCGACCTCCTCGTAGGCGACAAGGAGTCGATCGCCCGCGCGGAGTCGCTCGACACCGGCAAACGGCTCGTGGAGAGCGAGTACGACGTCGACGACGTGGCCAACTGCTTCCGCTACTTCGGACGGTTCGTGGCAAGCGAGGCGAGCGGGCGGGTCGTCGACACCGGCACCCGCGACATCGACAGCCGGGTGGTGTACGAGCCGGTCGGCGTCTGCGGGTTGATCACACCCTGGAACTACCCATTGCTGCAGACGGCCTGGAAGGTGGCCCCCGCGCTCGCGGCAGGCAACACCTTCGTCCTGAAGCCGAGCGAGCTGACCCCGCACACCGCGATCCACCTCATGCGGCTGCTGGACGAGGCCGGGCTGCCGTCGGGCACCGCCAATCTGGTCCTCGGCGCAGGGCCCGAGGCGGGCGCTCCGCTCGGCGACCACCCGGACGTCGACCTCGTCTCCTTCACCGGCGGTCTGCACACCGGACGGCGGCTGATGGCGGCCGCGGCCGGCACCGTGAAGAAGGTCGCGCTCGAACTCGGCGGCAAGAACCCCAACATCGTCTTCGCCGACGCCGACTTCGACACCGCCGTCGACATGGCCCTGACCGCCGTGTTCCTGCACTCCGGGCAGGTCTGCTCGGCGGGGGCACGGCTCCTCGTGGAGGACTCGCTGCACGACCGGTTCGTCGACGAGGTCGTACGGCGTGCCGCCGACATCAGGCTCGGCGGACCCTTCGACGAACGGGCGCAGACCGGACCGCTGATCTCGGCGGCCCACCGTTCCAAGGTCGAGGCGTATGTGGCCAAGGGGCTCGCGGAGGGCGCGGTACTGCGCTGCGGCGGCATCCGCCCCACCGGTCCCGGGCTCGACGAGGGCTTCTACTACCCGCCCACGGTGCTCGACGAGTGCGCCGCCGGGATGTCGTTGGTCCGGGAGGAGTCGTTCGGGCCGGTGCTCACGGTGGAGCGGTTCACCGGCGAGGACGAGGCCGTACGACTGGCCAACGACACCATCTACGGCCTCGCCGGCGCCGTATGGACGCGCGACGAGGGCAAAGCCGCGCGGGTCGCGGCCGCGCTGCGGATCGGCACGGTCTGGATCAACGACTACCACCCCTACGTCCCCCAGGCCGAGTGGGGCGGCTTCAAGCAGTCCGGATTCGGGCGCGAACTCGGCCCCTCCGGACTCGCCGAGTACCGCGAGACCAAACACATCTGGCGCAACACCAGCCCCACACCCCAGGGATGGTTCACCTGATCTCCGGGTAGCAGCACGCAACACTCGGCACCCGCACGAGCCGCTCCCTCCCCTCCCTCAGGCCCACCAGGAGTCCGCTCATGACCACGACCCACTCACCGAGAGATACCGACGACGCCGAACTCGCCGAGTTCGGCTACAAACCCGAACTCAAGCGCACCCTCGGCAACTTCCACACCTTCGCCGCCGGCATCAGCTACATCTCGATCCTGACCGGCACCTTCCAGCTCTTCTACTTCGGCTACGGCAGTGGCGGCCCCGCCTACTGGTGGTCGTGGCCCATGGTGTTCGGCGGCCAGTTCATGGTCGCCCTGTGCTTCGCGGAGCTGGCGGCCCGCTATCCCGTCGCGGGGTCCGTCTACAACTGGTCGAAGAAGATAGGCAATCCGCACCTGGGCTGGCTCGCCGGGTGGATGATGTTGATCGCGTCCATAGTGTCCATCGCGGCCGTGGCGCTGGCCTACCAGCTGACGCTGCCGCAGATCTCCGACGTGTTCCAGTTCGTGGGCGACGGCACCGGCAAGTACGACGTGGCGACCAACGCGGTCATCCTGGCCGCGGTGTTGATCCTGTTCACCACCGTGGTGAACGCCTTCGGCGTCAAGCTGATGGCCACGATCAACACGGCGGGCGTGTTCATCGAGTTGATCGCCACAGTTGTATTGATCGTCCTGTTCGCCGTCCACATCACCCGCGGCCCGCAGGTGGTCATGGAGACCAACGGCACGGGCGCGGGTTACGGCGCCGGATACCTCGGCGCGTTCCTGGTCGCCTCGCTGGCGTCGGCGTACGTCATGTACGGCTTCGACACGGCCGCTTCGCTCGGCGAGGAGTCCCTCGACCCCACCCGGAACGCGCCGCGCGCCATCATCCGGGCGATCGTCGCCTCTTTCGTCCTCGGCGGACTGATCCTGCTGCTGGCCCTGATGAGCGTCTCCAGCCTCAAGGGCGAGCAACTCTCCACGGACGGACTGCAGTACATCGTGCTGGACGTGCTCGGCTCGACGGCCGGCAAGGCGATGCTGTGGTGTGTGCTGATCGCGGTCACCGTCTGCGCGCTTGCGGTCCACACGGCCGCGGTGCGGCTGGCGTTCGCGATGGCCCGGGACAACAATCTGCCCGCGTCGAAGAAGCTGGCCAAGTGCCACCCGCGGTTCCAGACGCCGGTACTGCCGACCGTGATCATCGGGATCCTGGCGCTGGCGATCCTGGTGGTCAACATCCGTCAGCCGCAGATCTTCACGGTCGTCACCAGCATCGGCATCATCATGATCTACCTCGCCTACCTGGGCGTCACCGGCCCGATGCTGGTGGCGCGGCTGCGCGGCAAGTGGCAGCCCGCGGGCGACGGCCGCTTCTCGTTGGGCCGTTGGGGACTGCTCGTCAATGTGCTGGCCGTGCTGTGGGGCCTCGGCATGACGATCAACCTGATCTGGCCGCGGGCCTCCGTCTACAACGCCTCTGCCCCCTTCCACTGGTACCTCCAGTGGGGCGCGGTCCTGTTCGTCGGGGTCATCGCGGGCGGCGGCTTCGCCTACTACTGGTTCGTGCAGCGGCACCGCACCGGCGTTCTCGAAGAGCACCGGCTGGACTCCGACACCGCCGCTCCGGCTGCCGTAGTGGACTGAGGGAGGTCACCTTGAGCATCGATGAGTTCGACTACGTCGTGGTCGGCGGCGGCACCGCGGGCAATGTCGTAGCGGCCCATCTGTCGGAGGATCCGTCGGTCACGGTGTGCGTCCTGGAGGCCGGACCGAGTGACGTCGGTGACGAAGACGTCCTCAAACTGGAGCGCTGGATGGGCCTGTTGGAGTCCGGCTACGACTGGGACTACCCGGTCGAACCGCAGGCCAGCGGCAACAGCTTCATGCGCCACGCCCGCGCGAAAGTGCTCGGCGGCTGCTCCTCGCACAACTCCTGCATCGCCTTCTGGGGCCCCGGCCGAGGACCTGGACGACTGGGCGTCGGGCGGCTGTAGGGGCTGGAGCGCGGCCGACCTCTTCCCGCTCTACCGGCGCCTGGAGAACAACGACGCCCCCGGCGACCACCACGGCCGCACCGGCCCGGTGAAACGGCGCACGCTCAAGAGCGAGGACCCGTGCGGTACGGCCCTGTTGGAGGCGTGCGCGCAGGAGGGCATACCGACGACGGCCTTCAACACCGGCAAGACGGTGGTCCGGGGCGCCAAAACTGGTTCCAGATCAACTCCGACGAGAACAACATCCGTCAGTCGTCGTCCGTGGCGTATCTCCACCCGGTCATGGACAAACGGCCGAACCTGGAGATCCGTACGGGAGTCAGGGCCAAGAAGCTGGTGCTGGAGGGGCGCCGGTGCGTCGGCGCCGAGTACCTCGACCCCGATCTGATCCACACCCGGACGGTACGCGCCCGGCGCGAGGTCATCGTCTCCTGCGGCGCGATCGACTCCCCCAAGCTGCTGATGCTGTCGGGCATCGGACCGGCCGAGCAACTGCGCGAGGTCGGCGTCGAGGTGGTGGTGGACGCGGCCGGTGTCGGCGAGAACCTCCAGGACCACCCCGAGGGCGTCATCATGTGGGAGGCCCGGCAGCCCATGACCACCACGTCCAGCCAGTGGTGGGAGGCGGGCATCTTCTACGACACCGAACCGGGCCTGGACCGACCCGACCTGATGTTCCACTACGGCTCCGTGCCGTTCGACATGAACACGGCCCGACACGGCTACCCCACCTCCGAGAACGCGTTCTGCCTCACTCCGAACGTCACCCGGGCGAAGTCACGGGGCACGGTCCGACTCCGGACCCGCGACTTCCGGGACAAGCCGAAGGCGGATCCGCGGTACTTCACGCACGAGCACGATGTACGGGTGATGACGTACGGCCTGAAGCTGGCCCGCCGCCCAGCCGCGCAGCCCGCGCTGAGCGGCTGGGCGGGCGCCGAGCTGGCCTCCGGCCCGGACGTCCGGTCCGACGAAGAGCTCCTGGACTACATCCACAAGACCCACAACACCGTCTACCACCCGTCCTGCACGGTGAAGATCGGCGCGGACGACGACCCCACGGCCCCGCTCGACGCGCGGCTGCGGCCCCTTAAGCCTGCTGGGCCGGCGGCCGCTTGAACATCCGAGTCGCCGTGATCTCACTGTGCGCCTCCTCCGCCTGGGCCTGCTGGGGCAGTCCCGGGCGGAGGTGTTCCTCCACGCTGATGTACTTCAGGCCCGCTCTCAGGTCGGCGTCGTTGCGCAACCGGATGACCAGCGGGAACTCGGCGAGCGCGGTGGTGTCGAACAGGCCGGTGGTGTACAGGAGCTGGACACCGAGGGCGTCGGACACCGCGCGCTGGAGCTCCAGCAGGTAGGTCGCGTTGGCGCGGCCGATGGGGTTGTCCAGGAACAGCGTGCCGGCGTGGCGGTGCTTGTCCCGGCCCCGGTCGTTCGAGCGCAGGGCCGCCATCGTGCAGTACAGCGCGATGGCCGCCGTAAGGAGCTGCCCGCCGGAGAACACGTCACCCATCTGCCCGACGGGCACGCGCTCCGCGCGCAGTACCGCGTCCGGCTTGAGGATCTCGACGGCGATGCCCTTGGGCTGGAGCGCGGCGCCGACGCCCCGCAGCAGCAGGGACATTCCGTCCCGCCGCATGTCGGAGTTCTTCTTCACCGCCGCGCGCGTGGCCTCGTCGATGACCTCACCGAGCCGCTCGGTGAGCGTGGCCTGGTCGGGCTCTTCGAAGCGGATGCGCAGGAACTCCTGCCCGGACCACTCGCCCAGCCCCTCGGGCAGCCGCGACAGCCGCTGCGCGGACCTCAGCGTCGCCAGCGCCGACTCCACCAGCCCCCGCAGCCGGTCCACGATCGAGTCGCGGTTGCGCTCCAACTGCTCCAACTCGTCGGTGAGGACCCGCAGTCGGGGCGCGAAGGCGTCCGCCCACTTCTGCGCGTGCTCGGGCAGCGCGGCGGCGGGCAGTTCACGGATCTGCTGCCGCGCGGGGGTGCGCACCTGCTCGTACCGCGTGGAGTTGGCATGCCGCACGAGCACATCGCTCGCCTCGCGTACGGCGGCCTCGGCGGCGGACAGGTCGGCGGCGCAGCCGCGCAGAGACCGGCGGGCCTCGGCGGCGGAGTGCCGGGCCTCGTCCAGGCTGCCGGGGTACGGCTCGGGCTCCTCCTGGTCCTCCTCGACGGTGTGCTCGCGCAGCAGGTCGCGGAGCATCGCGGCGATCTCGTCGAAGCCGCCGGCCGCGTCCTCGGCGGCGCGGTGGGCCTCCAGCAGCTCGGCGTGCGCCTCCCTGGCCTGCCCCAACGCCTCGGTGCGCGAGGCGAGTTCGGCGGTGGCCGTGCGCAGCAGCGCCTGGGCGTGCTCGGCGTCGCGCGGCTGGAGTTCCTCGGCCAGCTCGGTGTGCGCCTCGCCGTCCTCGGGCGCGAGCCGCTCGGCCTCGCCGCGCAGCCGCCCGAGCTGCTCGCTCGCGGTCGACATCCGGGTCTCCAGGAGCTGAACGTGCTCCTCCGCGCGGGCGACGGCGGCCTGCCGGGACGGCCCGTCGGAGCCGTCGGGCGACTGAAGCATCTGCTCCGCGCGCGTACGGACCTTGTTGCTCAGCCGGTCCAGCTCCGCGCGCGCCGCGCTCTCGTCGCTCTCCGCCCGCGCCTGCTCGGCCCGTAGATCGGCACCGACGCCGACCTTCTCGTAGACCTGCGAGGCGGCCCGATAGGCCTCGCGCAGGGCGGGCAGCGACGTCTTCGGGTCGTCCGCGTCGGTCTCCGGTACGTCGTCGGGGGCGCCGGCGATCTCGGCGCGCTCGGCGCGCAGGGCGCGCGCGGTGCGGCGGGCGTCGTCGGCTCCGCGCTGGGCGGCGCGCCGGTCCTCGTCGGCGGCGCGGGCGCGCTCGAGGCAGACCTGGGCGCGGGCCTCCGACTCGGTGGCCTCGTCGGCGAGTTCGCGCAGCTTGGCCTGCCAGCCGGCCCGCTCGCGCAGCCGGAAGGCGAGTCCGGCGAGGGCGTCGGCGGCCCGCCGGGCCTTCTGCGCCCCCTCCTGCCGCTCGTCGCGCACCTGGGCGGCCTCGGCCGCGGCCTCGTCGGCCTCGGCACGCACCGTCCGCGCCTCGGCGAGCTCGGCCTCGGACTCCTCGGCGAAGGCGCGCGCCTCCCGGGCGGCCTCGGCCAGCTCCACCAGGCGTCCGGCCGGGCAGCCGGTGCGCCAGGAGGCGAGCCGCGCGGCCAGCTCCCGGTCCTTGCCGAGCCGGGCGGCGAGGGTGCGGATCTCCTCGTCCCGCTCGGTCGCCCGCGCGCGCAGCGCCTGCCGCTCTTCGTCGGCGGCGTGCTCGTCGTGCATGGCGGGGTTCGGCGGTACGAGGAAGACGTCGCCGTTCGGCGCATCGGTGCCCGGCGTCGGGGCGAGCAGGGCGGCTGCCGTGCCGACGGCCACGGCGGACCGGGGCAGCAGTGCCGCGTCGCTCAGCGCCTCGCGGGCACGCGCGTGTGTGTCGGGGTCGGTGATGATGACGCCGTCGACGAGTTCGGGCCGGGCGGCCAGCACGCGCGCGTGGTCGGCGGGGTCGACGGCCTGGGCGAGGTAGCGCCAGCCGGGCAGCGCGGGGATGCCGTGCTCGCCGAGGAACTCCACGGTGGCCAGCACGTCCGGTCCCGGCGGCAGCAGTCCGCCGTCGCCGAGGGCGCCGAGGATCCGGGAGTCGTCGGCCGCGGCCGTCCGCAGCTCGAAGAGCTGCCGCTCGGCGGAGGAGACGGTGTCGTCGAGAAGTTCCCGCAGCTCGTCGGCGAAGCGGTCGAGTTCCTCGGGTGTGAGCGTGCCGTCAGGGGCGAGGCGTGGGGCCCGGGCGGCGACGGGTCCTCCGGAGCCGGTCGTACGGCCGCGCGAGGCTGTGTCGGCGTCGGCGTGCGGGCCATTGCTGCCCGCCGGCGCCCCGGACACGGCGTCCCTCCCGGCTCGGGGCCCGGGCAGGCCCGCCCGCTCCCCGCCAGGGGCGCCCGGCAGGCTCAGCAGCTCGGCCAGCCGCCCTTCTCCCGCCAGCCCCTCGGCGAGACGGCGCTCGGCCTCATAGGCACGCTCGGTGGCGGTCGCGGCGTCGGCCGCGCGGGCCGCGGTGAGTTCCGCGCGGGACTCAGCCGAGGCCGCCTCGCGCGCGTGCTCCGACGCCCGCCGGGAGGCCTCCCGCGCGATGTCCCAGGCGGCGACGGCGCTTTTCTCGGCGTCGCTCGCGGCGAGGGCCGCGCGGGCCGGGTCGGCGTCGGGGGCGCTGTCGTCGAGCCAGCCGGCGCGCACGGCCTCGGCGGTCTCCTGCTCGACCTCGGCCAGCCGCTGCTTGAGGTGACCGATCTCGCTGCGGGCGCGCTGTGCCTCGGTGGCGGCGGAGGTGGAGTCCCGGTGGGCGGCCTCGCCGACCTCCTGGAGCGCGGCGGACCGCTCCTCCCCCTCGTTGGCGAGGGCCTCGGCGCTCTCCGCGGCCGCGTGCAGCGCCCGTACGAGATCGACGGCGGCCTTCGCGCGGGCGGCGAGGGCGGGGGCCGCGTCCCGCTCGGCCTCCTGGATCGCGGCGGCCACGCGCGCGACCCGGTCGGCGGCGGCACGGTGCCGCAGTACGGCCTCGGCGGCCTGCCAGGCGGAGTGCAGCGTGCGCGCCTCGGCGAGCTCGCGCTTCTGCGCGGCCGCCGACTTCTCGGCCGCGGCGAGGGCCAGCGAGGCGTGCCGGTAGGCGAGTTCGGCCGCGATCGACGCACTGCGCTCCCGCCCCGCCTCGGCGTGCGTAACCGCGTACGCGGCCGCGGTCACCCGCTGAGCGAGGTCCTCGGCGCGCACCCGCTCCTGGACCCCGCGCGCGGACAGCCGCCGCGCCAGGGTCCGGGTCCGCCGCTCGGCCCCGGCGTGGATGTCCCGCGCGCGCGAGCGCGCCTCGGCCGCCTCCACGATCCGCCCGAGCAGATCGACGGACCCGGCGGTGAAGTCCCGCTCGGCGATCAGCTCGGCGCGCCGACCGAGCTTGTTACCGAACCCGCTGACCAGGTCGGCGAGCCCGTCGGTGTCCCGGGTGTCGGTGACCGCGCGCAGCAGCAGGTCGGTGAAGTCGGAGTCCTTCTTCACCGCGAACAGGCCGGCGGCCTCACCCTCGTCGGCGTTCATCTCCCGCTGGTAGCGGAAGAGCTCTGGGTCCAGACCGAGGTCGCCGAGGTGCTCGATCCACCGGTCGTGGATGTCCTCCCAGTGCACCTCCAGGTGCGGGTAGGCCTTGCCCGCCTCGGTGAGGGCGTCCCGGAAGCCCTTCATGGTGCGGCGGCGGCCCTGCGCGCCGGACGCGCCCTCGACGGGCGGCCGTACGGTCGTGGACTCGGCCACCGGCAGGTTGTCCAGCGAGAGCCCGGGCCCGGGCCGGAAGGAGTACCAGGCCTCGGCGAACTTCCGCGGGTCGTTGGAGACCTGCCGCCCGCGCCACTCGCTCACCTTGCCGACCACGACGCACTCGCCGGTCAGCGTGTGCTGCCACTCCAGGGCGACATGTCCGCAGTCGTCGGCGAGCAGGAACTTGCGCAGCACACCGGAGCTGGCGCCACCGAGCGTGTTCCGGTGGCCCGGCAGCATCACCGAGAAGATCAGCTTGAGCAGCACCGACTTGCCGCCGCCGTTCTCCAGGAACAGCACTCCGGCGGGCGCGGGCCGGCGCGGCGGGCCGACGGGCTCCTCCTCGAAGAACTCCGCCTGGGCGGGCGCGGGATCGGGCACGGGCTCGCCCACGCCCCGCAGGTCAAGCACGGTGTCGGCGTAGCGCGCACCGGCGGGACCGATGGAGTAGAGGCGGACCCGGGACAGCTCGTACATGGCGGACTCTCGTAAGTCTTCGGCAGATCGGGGAAGTTCAGGACTGGGCGGGCGCGTGGAACGGCAGTCCGGCGTCGGCCACCAGGTCCAGGTCGTCGCTCTCCTCGGGCGGCAGCAGCGTCGCCGTGCCGTCGGTCACCGGGACGACGCCCAGCTCCAGCAGCTCGGCCATCGCGGCGCTGCCCGCCATGTCGCGCACCTGGAGCTGGTAGCGGGCCGTCGTGCGGTACGTACCGCCGTTGTCGTCACCCGTGCGCTGGAGGAACCCGGAGTCGGTGAGGAAGGCGACGGCCTTGCCGACGATGCCGGTGGTGGACCCGGCGAGTCTGCGGGCGTCCTTGGTGGCGCCGGTGGCGGTGCGTCTGGCCCAGATCCGCCAGGCGGCCTCCAGACCGGGTGCGTCGCTGGCCGGGTCGGTGTTCTCGCCCTGCTCCTCGGCCCGCTCCTCAAGGCGCCGACAGGCCTGCCGTACGAAGGCGTCGACGCCGTTGACGGAGACGCGCCCGATGTAGCCGTCGTCGGCGAGGTCCTCGGGCCGTGGGAACGCCAGGGCGGCGACGGCGAGGTGGGCGAGGCCGTGCAGGAAGCGGTCGCCGGAGTCGGCGGAGGTCCGCCGGGCGTAGTCGCCCATGCGGACGGCGAACACCGAGTCCTCGGCGGCGGTGACGGCCATGCCCGCGCGCGGGGACACCTCCAGCACCACGAGCCCGAGCCCGGCGGCGACGGCGTCCGCGAGCCGTGCGAAGGGCGGGTCCTCCCGGTAGCGCCGCAGCAGCTCGGTGTACTCCTGGTCCCGCGCGGGCTGAAGCTTCGGCTGGAGCCCGAAGGCGACGAGCCGTGCGGCGTCGGCGGCGTCGGCGGGCGTGACGGCGGCACTCGCGGAGGGGGCAGCGGCCTCCGGCTCACTCCACTCGACGTGCTCGGTCACGGTTGGGCTCCTTGCTGTGCTGTCACTCGACTCATGCTGCTTCCGTCCTGTCCGCCGCCATCCCCGCGGCGTCCAGCAGGGCCGTACCGACGATCAGATCCGCCCCGCCGAACTCCGGATCATCCAGCTCGGTCCCGTCGTCCACGGCGAACAACAGCTTCTGCTCGCCCTGCCGATAGGCGGTTCCGACGGCCGGACTGGCCGCGTGGACGGCCAACAGGGCCACCAGATAGGGTAGATCGGGATCCGACCGCCGTGCCTGCGCGAGCAAACCGGAGAGCCGTCTTGGCGCGTCCGCCGGCAGATCCAGCAGTTCCATCGCTGCGGCGAGCTGCTCCTCGCTGAACCGGCTGTCGTCCGGCGTGGCGATCAGATCCGGCTCGGGCATCTCCGCCCCGAGATGCTCGCGCTCCACGGGCGGCGTCAGCAGTATGTCGACCAGGTCCCCGACCCGCACGGACACCGGCG of the Streptomyces sp. NBC_00287 genome contains:
- a CDS encoding aldehyde dehydrogenase family protein, giving the protein MPDLFIDGEWRGALDERTREIRCPADGSLVGVVDEAGGKDTVEAIGAARRAFDTGPWPRTAPQERGDLLLRVADLLVGDKESIARAESLDTGKRLVESEYDVDDVANCFRYFGRFVASEASGRVVDTGTRDIDSRVVYEPVGVCGLITPWNYPLLQTAWKVAPALAAGNTFVLKPSELTPHTAIHLMRLLDEAGLPSGTANLVLGAGPEAGAPLGDHPDVDLVSFTGGLHTGRRLMAAAAGTVKKVALELGGKNPNIVFADADFDTAVDMALTAVFLHSGQVCSAGARLLVEDSLHDRFVDEVVRRAADIRLGGPFDERAQTGPLISAAHRSKVEAYVAKGLAEGAVLRCGGIRPTGPGLDEGFYYPPTVLDECAAGMSLVREESFGPVLTVERFTGEDEAVRLANDTIYGLAGAVWTRDEGKAARVAAALRIGTVWINDYHPYVPQAEWGGFKQSGFGRELGPSGLAEYRETKHIWRNTSPTPQGWFT
- a CDS encoding APC family permease; its protein translation is MTTTHSPRDTDDAELAEFGYKPELKRTLGNFHTFAAGISYISILTGTFQLFYFGYGSGGPAYWWSWPMVFGGQFMVALCFAELAARYPVAGSVYNWSKKIGNPHLGWLAGWMMLIASIVSIAAVALAYQLTLPQISDVFQFVGDGTGKYDVATNAVILAAVLILFTTVVNAFGVKLMATINTAGVFIELIATVVLIVLFAVHITRGPQVVMETNGTGAGYGAGYLGAFLVASLASAYVMYGFDTAASLGEESLDPTRNAPRAIIRAIVASFVLGGLILLLALMSVSSLKGEQLSTDGLQYIVLDVLGSTAGKAMLWCVLIAVTVCALAVHTAAVRLAFAMARDNNLPASKKLAKCHPRFQTPVLPTVIIGILALAILVVNIRQPQIFTVVTSIGIIMIYLAYLGVTGPMLVARLRGKWQPAGDGRFSLGRWGLLVNVLAVLWGLGMTINLIWPRASVYNASAPFHWYLQWGAVLFVGVIAGGGFAYYWFVQRHRTGVLEEHRLDSDTAAPAAVVD